One window of Nymphaea colorata isolate Beijing-Zhang1983 chromosome 1, ASM883128v2, whole genome shotgun sequence genomic DNA carries:
- the LOC116255644 gene encoding protein SPIRRIG-like isoform X3: MQFRLWFLGPDNENNQAQAAVSEASILQEKPQNNSVTEAHQLEVEEIMMHVMKVLANQPSAALSLVEDNSLQLLFQMVANGSLTVFSRFRLGFTSFRSIQLHRHAMQILHLLLANDNGSTANYIRKHHLIKILLMAVKDFNPETGDSTSTMGIIVILLECVELSYRPEAGGIKLREDIHNAHGYQFLVQFALILSSSLKVNLVDSKSASMNSNNSGGSHASGMIEQTFSASPLQSQILPSLSWLLDLMVNLAQTGPVEITSVGDIAPKSSNSKIPGHQRQFSLEKIKDRRERGSNQVKDLEAVQMLQDIFLKAEDVYLQAEVLDRMLKIFSSHVDNYKICQQLRVIPLFVLNMAEFPALLQEKILKILEYAVTVVNYVPEQELLSLCCLLQQPIETELKHSILSFFVKLLSFDQQYKNVLREVGLLELLLDDIKQHKYLCGVEHQNANFSVEQSVPFSRSLTIRKDDSDAILSSPRIGGPASGKFRVFEDEGTITVAWDCLIALLKKSEANQSTFRMSSGVTLILPFLTSDTQRSGVLRLLSCLIMEDVQQAHAEELGSLIEILKSGIVTSISGFQYKLNDDAKCDILAATWRVLGVNQSAQRVFGEATGFSLLLTMFPSLQSGAEDDDGQSPLTIHMKLFCFLLRVITAGVCNNAINRISLHAIISSQTFSDLLNESGLICVDYEREVIQLLLELALEIVLPPSFIVTMQQEESVPIPKIIELGDSGYLISSSSGNDRLDKDRVYNAGAVVVLIRSLLLFTPKLQLELLNFIEKLAHGASFNQENLTFIGCVELLLETIHPFLAGSSPLLLHALRVVQVLGAYRLSSAELQILLRYILQLKLINSGHVLIGVMKKLVNMEEVTSENVSLSPFLEMDMSKMGHASIQVSLGERTWPPALGYSFICWFWFSKFMNNTEKQGWQSNISTKMATSGGKNIGKQAFRIFSVGNVEDANTFYTQLYLQDDGVFILSMGNSSSVLFPSVELQENRWHHLAVVYSKPNALAGLFQAGVAYLYLNGKLRQAKKLGYSPSPVGKPLQVTIGTPISHAKVTELCWRMRSCYFYEEVITPGAVFFMYLLGRKYQGLFQDTNLLQFVPNEACGGDNMAILDSLDSELSVTSNIQRPDGDSKQERLGQQERLGAHGSRMVWDLESLRNLSLELSGKKLIFAFDGTSGSFRTSGMLATLNLVDPTSAAASSIGGIPRFGRLHGDIFIGSPCVIGDSIRAVGGMTIILAVVEAAETRDMLHMALSLLASALHKNPKNVHDMRACRGYHLLALFLYRRMALLDLQLLNILFQIAACEASFCGTWKLQQNEGMSNISQASMVTYDHGTMARSPDEFLAFGFLGDLEGFMEEKDLVNCISEVESAGLKQQNLNCMVLSNVDMVEHVLLDWTLWATATIPIQIALLRFLEHLVLMNWYRIHNLAILRQINLVKYLLITMQRDDIEVTVLEKLVVLLRSILGDGFIGSELELVVRFVIMSFGPPELAEDHQVRREPMGNHIIVRNMLLEMLIDLQVAIKSEEVLEQWHRIVSSKLITFFLDEAIHPTSMRWVMILLGVCLTSSSFSLKFHISGGFQGLTGILPSFYDSPEVYYILFCLVFGKDVYPRLPEVRMLDFHALIPRCLSQNELKFVDLLESVVAMAKTTFDKLSLEATVACEAGVHSPVSASLTAELAEETKHIGVELQGEALMHKTYAARLMGGTAEAPAAAASILRFMVDLAKMCHQFSAICQRADFLKCCVDLYFSCVRAACAVKAAKKMNQQTPGDRNLNDADDTHSLQPASCCLSNQQELPSRTTTSTGSFPQVQISSISEDLSGIQNIISEDCRNQRGTFDLISGQAYLAHAVGSQELGIQQNEEMHSSLQQTDSSSFASSLVLDAPALSRKSNWKVGRAKLAPSTIVALTSWLGSGHSSSKAQGSLVTNMPFTINSQLLLEMDDAGSEGGPCVASASAVLDFIAEVFADMVTGQSKAAQVIEGVLETIPLYIDMESAIVFQGLCLSRLMNFMERRLLCDDAGTEKGLDKNCWSINLDTISGMIVDRVYMGAFPRPSGVLKTLEFLLSMLQFSNKNRCIQEAIYTGKGQLPLTRGSEQLELYIYSLLKNTNRMIMYCFLPSFLSTIGENDLLSRIGFQVEQRKSVLTNMTEKNTSEIDICTILQLLIAHQRLVICPANLDTDVTSCLTINLICLLRDQRQNVQKMAEDLLKYLLVHRRAALEELLVSKATHGQYLDVLHGGLDRLLTGSSLAFYDWLQASEQIVNKVLKQCAAIMWAQFVAGSAKFPGVRIKGIEMRRKREMVRRLQEVSKCELKHFEQLNERRNELGLVREGMSTELRVLQLDKYGSILHAESEWQGQLEQLVHERGICPIERFINEPQWQLCPIEGPYRMRKKLERCKLRIGSIESILNRLRDLEGDEKDVDHPLDTGTDLGSNFPLLSGSSKKKYFDGIEYHDSFFEETEESNEDPFSAHIGSDDDNPSSKTEPSVSSALEVEVKSSSFSTQSGENPKVRSDLSSLEQSTSISVDKSKDVANKLEKKIYDNGEHLVRPFLEPFENVRFCYNCERVIGLDKHDGIFLVGDLCLYVIENFYIDDAGRICEKESEDKLSVIDQALGVTRDTTGSLDLETSFSVSWDMRVKTLVGGRAWAYAGGAWGKEKIYNSGDLSHPRRMWKLDDVHDILKRDYQLRPVAVEIFSMDGCNDLLVFHKKEREEVFKNLMAMDLLKNSIASYNRLSTTIISGSLKQDNIEQSRLFRIMAQSFSKRWQNGEISNFQYLMHLNTLAGRGYNDLTQYPVFPWVLADYESDTLDLSDPKIYRKLDKPMGCQTAEGEEEFRKRYENWDDPDVPKFHYGSHYSTAAIVLFYLLRLPPFSIENQKLQGGQFDRADRLFSSIKDTWLSASTKGNTSDVKELIPEFFYMPEFLENRFNLKLGEKQSGEKVGDVLLPPWAKGSAREFVRKHREALESDYVSENLHHWIDLIFGHKQRGEAAEESVNVFYHYTYEGSVDIDAVSDPAIKSSILAQINHFGQTPRQLFLKPHGKRRCKWKLPVRMLQHCNHLIPHEVHKAAFPITQIVTFYEKILVVGINNLLEPLSYSTYIAWGYPDRSLRFISYDQGRLLSTHENLHGGNQLWCAGVSHDGQVLVTGGDDGIVSVWQIVRDGNHGQRQLQLKKTLCAHTAKITCLFVSQPYTLIVSGSEDCTVLLWDLNGLLFVKQLPEFPAPVSAVYVNDLTGEIVTAAGILLAVWSINGDCLAVVNTSQLPSDLIMSLTGSVFSDWLEANWFISGHQSGAIKVWRMVYFSDEMKASSEASGKSVSSNRIMEGNLELGVKSAEYRLMLYKVLKAHKDPVLALHLTSDLKQLLSGDSGGNLLSWTLPDESVRSSSNQHREG, encoded by the exons ATGCAATTCAGGCTTTGGTTTCTGGG TCCTGATAATGAAAATAATCAAGCACAAGCGGCTGTCTCAGAAGCATCAATATTACAGGAGAAACCACAGAATAACAGTGTTACAGAAGCTCACCAACTTGAG GTTGAAGAGATCATGATGCATGTCATGAAAGTGTTGGCAAACCAACCTTCAGCTGCACTGAGTTTGGTGGAGGATAATTCATTGCAGCTTCTGTTTCAGATGGTGGCAAATGGCTCTTTAACTGTCTTTTCACGTTTCAGATTGGGATTCACTTCTTTTCGTTCCATTCAGCTTCATCGACATGCTATGCAG ATACTTCATCTACTTCTGGCTAATGACAATGGGAGTACTGCAAACTATATCCGCAAGCATCAtctg ATAAAAATACTCCTCATGGCTGTGAAAGATTTTAATCCTGAGACTGGTGATTCTACATCTACAATGGGGATAATTGTTATACTTCTCGAGTGTGTGGAGTTGTCATATAGGCCAG AAGCTGGAGGGATTAAGCTCAGGGAGGATATACACAATGCACATGGCTATCAGTTTCTTGTACAGTTTGCTTTGATATTGTCTTCATCACTGAAAGTTAATTTAGTTGATAGCAAGTCTGCTTCCATGAACAGCAACAATTCAGGTGGTTCACATGCATCTGGCATGATAGAGCAAACTTTTTCTGCCAGTCCTTTACAGTCCCAAATTTTACCTTCACTGTCCTGGTTGCTTGATCTCATGGTAAATCTAGCACAGACAGGGCCAGTTGAAATTACTTCAGTTGGAGACATAGCTCCCAAATCATCCAATAGCAAGATTCCTGGTCATCAGAGACAATTTTCTTTGGAGAAAATTAAAGAtagaagggagagagggagtaACCAAGTGAAAGATTTGGAAGCTGTCCAGATGTTACAAGATATTTTTCTCAAGGCTGAGGATGTATATTTGCAGGCCGAGGTACTAGATAGGATGCTTAAGATATTTTCCAGTCATGTTGATAACTACAAGATATGTCAGCAGTTGCGTGTGATCCCTCTTTTTGTCCTGAACATGGCAGAGTTTCCTgctcttttgcaagaaaagataTTGAAGATTTTAGAATATGCTGTGACTGTAGTTAATTATGTCCCTGAACAGGagcttctttctctttgttgtttGTTGCAACAGCCAATAGAAACGGAACTTAAGCAttctattctttctttttttgtaaagcTCTTGTCCTTTGATCAGCAGTACAAGAATGTGCTTAGAGAAGTTGGTCTGTTGGAGCTTTTATTGGATGATATCAAGCAGCATAAGTACCTCTGTGGTGTAGAGcatcaaaatgcaaattttagTGTTGAACAGAGTGTGCCCTTTTCAAGGAGTCTCACAATACGGAAAGATGACAGTGATGCAATCCTTTCTTCACCTAGGATAGGAGGACCTGCTTCAGGGAAATTTCGAGTCTTTGAAGATGAAGGTACTATCACTGTTGCATGGGACTGTCTCATTGCTTTATTAAAGAAATCGGAAGCAAATCAGTCAACATTTAGAATGTCCAGTGGTGTTACTCTTATTTTACCCTTCCTGACTAGTGATACTCAAAGAAGTGGGGTTCTCCGGTTGCTTTCATGTTTGATCATGGAAGATGTTCAACAG GCTCATGCAGAAGAGCTAGGCTCACTCATTGAGATCCTCAAAAGTGGTATCGTTACAAGCATATCGGGATTTCAGTATAAACTGAATGATGATGCAAAATGTGACATTTTGGCAGCTACTTGGCGTGTTTTGGGAGTTAACCAGTCTGCACAGAGGGTTTTTGGGGAAGCCACTGGATTTTCGCTTCTACTTACAATGTTCCCTAGTCTTCAAAGTGGAGCAGAGGATGATGATGGTCAATCTCCCTTGACCATTCAcatgaaattattttgttttttgctacGTGTTATAACAGCTGGAGTATGCAATAATGCCATCAATCGTATCAGCTTGCATGCAATCATATCATCTCAGACATTTTCTGATCTTTTAAATGAATCTGGTTTGATTTGTGTTGATTATGAAAGAGAAGTTATCCAGTTGTTGCTGGAGCTTGCCCTTGAAATTGTGCTGCCACCTTCCTTTATCGTTACTATGCAGCAGGAGGAAAGTGTTCCAATTccaaaaattattgaacttggGGACTCAGGTTATCTGATTAGTTCATCCTCTGGGAATGACAGACTTGATAAAGACCGAGTATATAATGCAGGTGCTGTAGTAGTACTGATCCGTTCACTATTGCTTTTTACTCCAAAGCTGCAGCTTGAGTTGTTGAACTTTATAGAAAAACTTGCTCATGGTGCTTCCTTCAATCAAGAAAATCTGACGTTCATTG GTTGTGTGGAGCTGCTTTTGGAGACAATACATCCATTTCTTGCGGGTTCATCTCCATTACTATTACATGCTCTCAGAGTTGTGCAGGTACTTGGTGCATACAG ATTGTCTTCAGCTGAGCTTCAAATTCTACTTAGATACATCCTGCAACTAAAGCTGATAAATTCCGGCCACGTTCTCATTGGTGTGATGAAAAAGTTGGTCAATATGGAGGAAGTTACTTCAGAAAATGTTTCGTTATCACCTTTTCTGGAGATGGATATGAGCAAGATGGGACATGCATCCATACAAGTATCCCTAGGCGAAAGAACATGGCCACCTGCTTTAGGATATTCATTTATCTGTTGGTTTTGGTTTAGTAAATTCATGAATAATACCGAGAAACAGGGGTGGCAATCAAACATTAGCACCAAAATGGCCACCTCTGGTGGCAAGAACATTGGCAAACAGGCATTCCGGATCTTTTCTGTTGGAAATGTTGAAGATGCTAATACATTTTACACTCAACTCTACCTTCAGGATGATGGTGTTTTCATCCTTTCAATGGGAAACTCTTCTTCTGTGTTATTTCCCAGTGTCGAGCTTCAAGAGAATAGATGGCATCATCTTGCTGTTGTCTATAGCAAACCAAATGCCCTAGCTGGACTTTTCCAAGCCGGTGTAGCTTATCTTTATCTGAATGGAAAGCTGAGACAGGCAAAGAAGTTGGGGTATTCTCCATCACCCGTGGGAAAACCATTGCAGGTAACAATTGGAACTCCCATTTCTCATGCTAAAGTTACTGAATTATGCTGGAGAATGCGGAGCTGTTATTTCTATGAGGAGGTAATTACCCCAGGTGCTGTCTTCTTCATGTACCTTCTTGGAAGAAAATACCAAGGACTTTTCCAAGACACAAATCTATTGCAGTTTGTACCAAATGAGGCTTGTGGTGGAGACAATATGGCTATACTAGATTCATTAGACTCAGAGTTGTCTGTGACGTCCAACATCCAAAGGCCTGATGGAGATAGCAAGCAGGAAAGGCTTGGGCAGCAGGAAAGGCTTGGGGCACATGGAAGTAGGATGGTCTGGGACTTGGAAAGTCTACGTAACCTTTCATTGGAGCTATCTGGAAAGAAACTTATATTTGCATTTGATGGAACATCTGGGTCCTTCCGAACATCTGGTATGCTGGCTACACTTAATCTAGTTGATCCTACATCTGCCGCTGCGTCGTCAATTGGTG GAATTCCACGGTTTGGTCGTCTTCATGGTGATATCTTTATTGGCAGCCCATGTGTCATTGGGGATAGCATTCGTGCAGTTGGTGGTATGACCATCATACTGGCTGTAGTTGAAGCTGCTGAGACTAGGGACATGCTGCATATGGCGCTGTCTTTGCTTGCATCTGCTCTCCATAAGAACCCCAAGAATGTGCATGACATGCGAGCATGTCGAGGATACCACTTACTTGCACTTTTCCTATATCGTAGGATGGCACTGTTAGATCTACAGTTGCTTAATATCCTTTTCCAAATTGCTGCTTGTGAAGCTTCTTTTTGTGGAACATGGAAACTGCAGCAAAATGAAGGCATGTCAAACATCAGTCAAGCTTCTATGGTTACATATGATCATGGTACAATGGCGAGATCTCCGGATGAATTTTTGGCATTTGGTTTCCTGGGTGATCTGGAAGGTTTCATGGAAGAAAAGGATTTAGTCAATTGTATTTCAGAGGTTGAAAGTGCTGGTCTGAAGCAGCAAAACTTAAACTGCATGGTGTTGTCAAATGTTGACATGGTTGAGCATGTTCTTCTGGACTGGACGTTGTGGGCAACAGCTACTATTCCTATTCAAATTGCTCTTTTGAGATTTTTAGAGCATTTGGTTTTGATGAATTGGTACAGAATTCATAACCTGGCAATCTTACGGCAGATTAATCTTGTCAAATACTTACTTATAACTATGCAGAGAGATGATATTGAAGTTACTGTGCTAGAAAAGCTGGTTGTCTTGTTGAGAAGTATATTAGGGGATGGATTTATAGGTTCTGAATTAGAACTTGTGGTCAGATTTGTCATTATGTCATTTGGTCCCCCAGAATTGGCAGAGGACCATCAAGTTAGGCGAGAGCCTATGGGAAATCATATTATTGTGAGGAACATGCTACTTGAAATGCTTATTGATTTACAGGTGGCAATAAAATCTGAAGAGGTTCTCGAACAATGGCACAGAATAGTCTCATCAAAATTAATTACATTTTTTCTTGACGAGGCTATTCATCCAACTAGTATGAGATGGGTCATGATACTACTTGGAGTTTGCCTtacttcttcttcattctcacTTAAATTCCATATTAGTGGGGGTTTCCAAGGATTGACTGGCATTCTCCCAAGTTTCTATGACTCTCCTGAAGTATACTACATACTTTTCTGTCTGGTATTTGGCAAAGATGTTTATCCAAGATTACCAGAAGTTCGCATGCTTGATTTTCATGCTCTTATTCCAAGGTGTTTAAGTCAGAATGAGTTAAAATTTGTGGACCTATTAGAATCTGTGGTTGCAATGGCAAAGACTACGTTTGATAAGTTGAGCTTGGAAGCTACTGTAGCATGCGAGGCTGGGGTTCATTCACCAGTCAGTGCTTCCCTAACAGCTGAGCTTGctgaagaaacaaaacacaTTGGAGTAGAGCTCCAGGGAGAAGCCCTAATGCACAAGACATATGCTGCTAGACTAATGGGTGGAACTGCAGAAGCTCCAGCAGCTGCTGCTTCCATTCTAAGGTTCATGGTTGATCTTGCCAAAATGTGCCACCAATTTTCAGCTATCTGCCAACGAGCCGATTTCCTCAAATGCTGTGTTGACTTGTATTTCTCCTGTGTGAG AGCTGCTTGTGCAGTGAAAGcagcaaaaaaaatgaatcagCAGACACCAGGAGACAGGAACTTGAATGATGCTGATGACACACACAGCTTGCAACCTGCATCTTGTTGCTTGTCTAATCAACAGGAACTGCCTTCCAGGACGACCACGAGTACTGGAAGCTTTCCTCAAGTCCAAATAAGTTCCATTTCAGAAGATTTGTCTGGCATCCAGAACATCATCTCTGAAGACTGCAGGAACCAAAGAGGCACCTTTGATCTCATTTCTGGCCAGGCATATTTAGCTCATGCTGTTGGTTCTCAAGAACTTGGGATCCAGCAGAATGAAGAGATGCATTCTTCTCTTCAGCAAACAGATTCCTCCAGTTTTGCATCTTCCTTGGTGCTTGATGCCCCTGCTTTGTCTAGAAAATCTAATTGGAAGGTTGGGCGTGCGAAACTGGCTCCATCAACAATAGTAGCGTTGACTTCTTGGCTTGGTTCTGGTCATTCATCTAGTAAAGCACAG GGATCCTTGGTTACAAATATGCCATTTACCATTAATTCACAGCTTTTGCTGGAGATGGATGATGCTGGTTCAGAAGGAGGTCCATGTGTTGCATCAGCTAGTGCAGTTCTAGATTTCATTGCAGAAGTGTTTGCTGATATGGTGACAGGGCAAAGTAAAGCTGCACAAGTTATTGAAGGCGTTTTGGAGACTATCCCTCTCTACATTGATATGGAGTCCGCCATTGTTTTTCAAGGTTTGTGCTTAAGTAGATTAATGAACTTCATGGAGAGGCGTCTTCTGTGTGATGATGCGGGCACAGAGAAGGGTCTTGATAAGAACTGTTGGTCTATAAACCTTGACACTATAAGTGGAATGATTGTGGATCGTGTGTATATGGGTGCTTTTCCTCGACCTAGTGGAGTATTGAAAACTTTGGAGTTTTTATTATCCATGTTGCAGTTTTCCAACAAAAATAGGTGTATTCAAGAAGCTATATATACAGGAAAAGGCCAGTTGCCTCTCACTAGAGGAAGTGAACAGCTTGAATTATACATATATTCACTCCTGAAGAATACCAATCGCATGATAATGTACTGTTTCTTGCCCTCATTCTTGAGCACTATTGGAGAAAATGACTTACTTTCAAGAATTGGCTTTCAAGTTGAGCAGAGGAAAAGTGTATTAACAAATATGACGGAAAAAAATACTTCTGAAATTGATATTTGCACCATCTTACAATTGCTAATTGCTCATCAGCGGCTTGTGATATGCCCCGCCAATCTTGATACTGATGTTACTTCTTGTCTTACAATAAACTTGATATGCCTTCTCCGAGATCAAAGACAAAATGTGCAGAAGATGGCAGAAGATCTTCTCAAGTATCTGTTGGTGCATCGCCGTGCTGCCTTAGAGGAGTTGCTTGTTTCTAAAGCAACCCATGGGCAATACTTAGATGTGCTGCATGGAGGTCTTGACAGACTATTAACTGGAAGTTCTTTGGCTTTTTATGACTGGCTTCAGGCATCTGAACAAATTGTCAACAAAGTGTTAAAGCAATGTGCTGCTATAATGTGGGCACAGTTTGTTGCTGGATCAGCAAAGTTCCCTGGTGTGAgaattaaaggtattgaaatGCGCCGGAAAAGAGAAATGGTGCGGAGGTTGCAAGAGGTGTCAAAGTGTGAGTTAAAGCACTTTGAGCAGCTGAATGAGAGGAGAAATGAACTAGGGTTGGTTCGTGAAGGAATGTCAACTGAACTGAGAGTTTTGCAGCTAGACAAATATGGTTCCATACTTCATGCTGAAAGTGAGTGGCAAGGGCAGCTTGAACAATTAGTGCATGAGAGAGGAATCTGCCCTATCGAGAGGTTCATTAATGAGCCTCAGTGGCAACTTTGCCCCATTGAAGGACCATATCGCATGCGTAAGAAACTAGAACGCTGCAAACTGCGAATTGGTTCTATTGAAAGTATTCTGAATAGGCTCCGAGATTTGGAGGGTGATGAGAAAGATGTTGATCATCCACTTGATACTGGAACAGATTTAGGGTCAAATTTTCCCCTTTTATCAGGTAGCAGCAAAAAGAAGTATTTTGATGGTATAGAATATCATGattcattttttgaagaaacagaGGAATCTAATGAAGATCCCTTTTCGGCTCACATTGGTTCAGATGATGATAATCCCAGCAGCAAGACTGAACCAAGTGTTAGTTCTGCTCTTGAGGTCGAAGTTAAGTCGAGCTCCTTTTCTACTCAAAGTGGAGAGAATCCTAAGGTAAGGTCTGATCTAAGTTCGCTTGAGCAATCTACCTCAATAAGTGTTGATAAATCAAAAGATGTTGCCAATAAgttagagaaaaaaatatatgacaATGGTGAACATTTAGTTAGGCCTTTTCTGGAGCCATTTGAAAACGTAAGGTTTTGCTACAATTGTGAACGTGTTATTGGGCTTGATAAACATGATGGAATCTTTCTAGTTGGGGATCTTTGTTTATATGTGATTGAAAACTTTTATATTGATGATGCTGGCCGTATCTGTGAGAAGGAAAGTGAGGACAAACTCTCTGTGATAGATCAAGCTTTGGGTGTAACAAGAGACACCACTGGCAGCTTAGACTTGGAGACTAGTTTCTCTGTGTCTTGGGATATGAGAGTTAAAACTTTGGTCGGTGGTAGAGCTTGGGCCTATGCTGGTGGTGCTTGGGGAAAGGAGAAAATATACAATAGCGGGGATCTGTCTCATCCGCGGCGAATGTGGAAGCTTGATGATgttcatgatattttaaaaCGTGACTATCAGCTACGCCCTGTTGCGGTTGAAATATTTAGTATGGATGGTTGCAATGATCTGCTGGTCTtccacaagaaagaaagagaagaagttTTCAAGAATTTGATGGCAATGGATCTCCTGAAGAATAGCAT TGCATCATACAACAGGTTGTCCACCACCATAATCTCTGGTTCTTTAAAGCAAGACAATATTGAACAAAGTCGCCTTTTCAGAATTATGGCTCAATCATTTTCCAAGAGATGGCAAAATGGAGAAATTAGCAATTTTCAGTACCTTATGCATCTCAACACTCTTGCTGGACGTGGATACAATGATCTCACACAGTATCCTGTTTTCCCTTGGGTTCTTGCTGATTATGAAAGTGACACCCTAGATCTTTCAGATCCCAAGATCTATCGTAAGCTTGATAAACCAATGGGTTGTCAAACAGCAGAAGGAGAGGAGGAATTTAGGAAAAG gTATGAGAACTGGGATGATCCGGATGTTCCCAAGTTTCATTATGGTTCACACTATTCTACTGCAGCAATTGTACTTTTCTATCTTCTGAGATTGCCACCATTTAGTATTGAGAACCAGAAGCTGCAAGGAGGGCAGTTTGATCGTGCAGACCGCCTTTTCAGTAGCATAAAGGATACATGGTTGAGTGCATCCACCAAGGGCAATACATCTGATGTGAAGGAACTCATCCCAGAATTTTTTTACATGCCTGAGTTCCTAGAGAACAGATTTAATCTAAAATTGGGTGAAAAGCAATCGGGGGAGAAG GTTGGCGATGTGCTGTTACCACCTTGGGCAAAAGGCAGTGCCAGGGAGTTTGTAAGAAAGCACAGAGAAGCACTAGAATCTGATTATGTTTCCGAAAATTTGCACCATTGGATAGATCTTATCTTTGGTCATAAACAAAGAGGAGAG GCGGCAGAAGAATCTGTAAATGTTTTCTATCATTACACATATGAGGGTAGCGTGGATATCGATGCTGTCTCAGATCCTGCCATAAAATCTTCGATCTTGGCACAGATTAATCACTTTGGTCAGACACCTCGGCAGCTTTTCCTTAAACCCCATGGAAAACGTCGCTGTAAGTGGAAGCTGCCTGTTCGCATGCTGCAGCATTGCAACCATTTGATTCCACATGAAGTTCACAAGGCAGCATTTCCTATAACTCAGATAGTGACATTTTATGAAAAGATTCTTGTGGTTGGCATAAATAATCTTCTAGAACCTTTAAGTTACAGCACATATATTGCATGGGGATATCCTGACCGTAGCTTGCGATTTATAAGCTATGATCAGGGCAGGCTTCTGTCAACTCATGAGAACCTTCATGGAGGAAACCAATTGTGGTGTGCTGGAGTTAGCCACGACGGCCAGGTTCTGGTGACTGGTGGTGATGATGGCATTGTGTCTGTTTGGCAAATTGTCAGGGATGGAAACCATGGTCAGCGTCAGTTGCAGTTGAAGAAGACTTTGTGTGCCCACACAGCCAAGATCACATGTTTGTTTGTCAGCCAGCCTTACACTCTGATAGTGAGTGGTTCAGAGGATTGCACTGTTTTACTCTGGGACCTTAATGGCTTGCTATTTGTAAAGCAGCTGCCTGAATTCCCCGCACCTGTTTCAGCGGTGTATGTAAATGACCTGACTGGGGAGATTGTAACTGCGGCTGGTATTCTGCTTGCTGTGTGGAGCATAAATGGTGACTGTTTAGCAGTAGTGAATACATCTCAGCTACCGTCGGATTTGATCATGTCATTAACGGGTTCTGTCTTTTCAGACTGGCTGGAGGCAAATTGGTTTATCAGTGGACATCAGAGTGGAGCCATCAAAGTTTGGCGCATGGTATATTTCTCAGATGAAATGAAGGCAAGCAGTGAAGCTAGTGGCAAGTCTGTCAGCAGTAATAGGATTATGGAAGGGAACCTTGAGTTGGGTGTTAAGTCTGCCGAGTACAGGTTGATGCTTTACAAGGTTCTCAAGGCACACAAAGACCCCGTGTTGGCATTGCATCTCACTTCTGATCTTAAACAGCTATTAAGTGGTGATTCTGGTGGAAACCTGCTCTCATGGACATTGCCTGATGAGAGTGTGAGAAGCTCTTCAAACCAGCACCGTGAAGGGTGA